In Bremerella alba, one DNA window encodes the following:
- a CDS encoding Ig-like domain-containing protein — translation MNGEPLPDAIVSFYPQEARKNPSMGTTDSNGKYVLRFTSDKSGAIQGSYVVRIAARKDVEKERQVRKPVVPAMYNKDSILRVDVKGTSNTFDFDLIKE, via the coding sequence ATGAACGGGGAACCGCTACCGGACGCCATCGTCAGCTTCTACCCGCAAGAGGCTAGGAAGAATCCCTCGATGGGCACGACCGATAGTAACGGGAAGTACGTACTGAGATTTACCAGCGACAAGTCAGGTGCCATCCAGGGCTCTTACGTTGTGCGAATTGCCGCTCGGAAAGATGTCGAGAAGGAAAGACAGGTCCGCAAACCCGTGGTCCCCGCCATGTACAACAAAGACTCCATCTTGCGGGTAGACGTGAAAGGCACGAGCAACACCTTCGATTTCGACCTCATCAAAGAGTAA
- a CDS encoding DUF1559 domain-containing protein: MKESSLSARGGFTLVELLVVIAIIGVLIALLLPAVQQAREAARRMHCQNNLKQMGLALHNHHDTFREFPPGIIYHKSWSWGTLILPYLEQGTLYDQLKVVSGGTNGEWGPFDVDDTDTLELARTILSVYRCPSDTVPDYNDKCDRSYAMLLASSNYVAVLGSLSDPTNSIAVDKTTGGNGMLYWGSSHNMASVVDGTSNTMLICERGYRNHKASVWASVTDRGTKNPGTLNRHYTTTAVGYTQSGRDQKINGTYSNACSSEHPGGAQFLFCDGSVHFLSETTSVSIGDETDDPTSVDYVWAGVVDRLACRDDLRTVTLP; this comes from the coding sequence ATGAAGGAATCTTCTCTAAGCGCCCGGGGTGGCTTCACCCTGGTGGAGCTCTTGGTCGTTATCGCAATTATCGGCGTTCTGATTGCCTTGCTTTTGCCGGCGGTGCAACAAGCCCGAGAGGCCGCTCGGAGGATGCACTGTCAGAACAACTTAAAGCAAATGGGGCTGGCCCTTCACAATCATCACGATACGTTTCGCGAATTCCCGCCGGGGATCATCTATCACAAGTCGTGGAGCTGGGGCACCTTGATTCTCCCTTATTTGGAGCAAGGGACGCTCTACGATCAGCTCAAGGTCGTTAGTGGCGGCACCAACGGCGAATGGGGCCCGTTTGATGTCGATGACACGGACACCTTAGAACTGGCGCGAACCATCTTGTCGGTATATCGCTGCCCTTCTGATACGGTGCCAGACTACAATGATAAATGCGACCGTTCGTACGCGATGCTCCTCGCGTCTTCCAATTATGTAGCCGTTCTAGGAAGCCTCAGTGACCCCACCAATTCGATTGCGGTAGATAAAACGACTGGCGGCAATGGGATGCTTTACTGGGGAAGCAGCCATAACATGGCGTCGGTGGTGGACGGAACCAGCAATACCATGTTGATCTGCGAGCGAGGGTACCGCAATCATAAAGCATCGGTTTGGGCGTCCGTTACCGACAGGGGAACTAAAAACCCGGGAACCTTGAATCGCCACTACACGACGACCGCGGTTGGCTACACGCAGTCCGGTCGCGATCAAAAGATCAACGGCACCTATAGCAATGCCTGCTCGAGCGAACACCCGGGCGGCGCGCAATTCCTGTTTTGTGACGGATCGGTTCACTTCCTCTCGGAAACGACATCCGTTTCCATCGGCGATGAAACCGATGATCCGACGAGTGTCGACTATGTCTGGGCAGGGGTCGTGGATCGTCTCGCGTGCCGAGACGACCTACGGACCGTCACGCTTCCCTAG
- a CDS encoding VOC family protein, with amino-acid sequence MTSTIETLSPFHLAVQVHDLAAAREFYGGVLRCPEGRSASTWVDFDFFGHQFVCHLNESKSVDSLHVNEVDGHGVPVPHFGIVLDMKRWETLVDRLQEEGIKFVIAPYVRFACEPGEQGTMFFYDPSGNAIEIKGFTDMSRLFAQ; translated from the coding sequence ATGACTTCCACCATTGAGACCCTGAGCCCGTTTCACTTGGCAGTTCAAGTTCACGACTTGGCAGCTGCCCGCGAGTTTTACGGCGGCGTGCTGCGTTGTCCTGAGGGACGCAGCGCGAGTACGTGGGTCGACTTCGATTTCTTCGGGCATCAGTTCGTCTGTCATCTGAACGAAAGCAAGTCGGTCGACTCCCTTCACGTCAACGAAGTCGACGGTCACGGCGTTCCCGTTCCTCACTTTGGGATCGTCCTGGACATGAAACGTTGGGAAACGCTTGTCGACCGGCTTCAGGAAGAAGGAATCAAATTTGTAATCGCTCCTTATGTCCGCTTTGCCTGCGAGCCAGGCGAACAAGGGACCATGTTCTTCTACGACCCGTCAGGCAATGCGATTGAGATCAAGGGTTTTACCGATATGAGCCGGTTGTTTGCCCAATGA
- a CDS encoding AraC family transcriptional regulator, producing MIQRVSAYSDRLRIALLILNESYWSRRILHGIARYADVNGGWDFWLHPRGMEQPRRLPADWRGQGVISRISNEPLRQSIALHNLPTINVSWLGDHCARFPKVIADPLAAGQLASSFFVERGFEHIGYVGPPLYYGYQDVILPELTKTAENAGCRAYQFVPDPDVKQADFDFQRVRLVDWVRSLPKPVGIVAWHMIQAREIMLTCSAEGINVPNEVAVLAVENDPLVSQLSPIPVSYVEQRIERVGFESAQELQRLISGGKPRDKPLLIPPEGVVEMASTDTVFANDTLVQDAVAFIKQNCDVAINVSDLVQHLDVSRRSLEDRFRKVLKRSPAEEIRFTRVRILKNLLKTTDLTLVEISRQTGHSCEKSMLRFFKRMTGLTPGAYRQSHPQVPRDNDQEDSWD from the coding sequence ATGATCCAGCGAGTATCCGCCTACTCCGACCGCCTGCGCATCGCGTTGCTGATTCTCAATGAAAGTTACTGGAGTCGTCGTATCCTGCATGGAATCGCCCGTTATGCAGATGTGAATGGGGGATGGGATTTTTGGTTGCATCCCCGCGGAATGGAGCAGCCTCGCCGATTGCCAGCCGACTGGAGAGGTCAGGGGGTCATTTCCCGCATTTCGAACGAACCGCTGCGTCAATCGATCGCCCTGCACAACCTTCCCACGATCAACGTTTCCTGGTTGGGTGATCATTGCGCTCGTTTTCCCAAGGTGATCGCCGATCCCCTAGCCGCCGGTCAGTTGGCAAGTTCGTTTTTTGTGGAACGAGGGTTCGAACACATCGGCTACGTCGGGCCGCCTCTGTACTACGGCTACCAGGATGTCATCCTGCCGGAACTAACCAAAACGGCTGAAAACGCAGGATGCCGGGCCTATCAGTTCGTTCCCGATCCAGACGTCAAGCAGGCAGACTTCGACTTCCAGCGCGTGCGACTCGTGGATTGGGTTCGCTCGTTGCCAAAACCGGTCGGAATTGTTGCTTGGCACATGATTCAAGCGCGCGAGATCATGCTGACGTGCAGCGCCGAGGGAATCAACGTTCCCAACGAGGTGGCCGTCCTGGCGGTCGAAAACGATCCGTTAGTCTCCCAGCTATCACCCATACCAGTTTCCTACGTCGAGCAGCGCATCGAACGAGTTGGCTTCGAGTCGGCGCAGGAACTTCAGAGATTAATTTCCGGCGGCAAGCCACGTGACAAGCCTCTGTTGATTCCGCCAGAAGGGGTCGTCGAAATGGCTTCCACCGATACGGTGTTCGCCAACGATACCCTCGTTCAAGATGCGGTCGCATTCATCAAACAAAATTGCGATGTCGCGATCAACGTGTCGGACTTGGTTCAACATCTGGATGTCTCGCGGAGGTCGCTGGAAGACCGCTTCCGCAAAGTGCTAAAACGATCACCTGCTGAGGAAATACGATTTACTCGCGTGAGAATTCTAAAGAACCTCCTCAAGACTACCGATCTCACTCTTGTCGAAATAAGTCGACAAACCGGACACAGTTGCGAGAAATCGATGCTCCGCTTTTTCAAAAGAATGACCGGATTAACGCCAGGCGCGTATCGCCAAAGTCATCCTCAAGTTCCTCGGGACAATGACCAGGAAGATTCCTGGGATTGA